From Bradyrhizobium sp. sBnM-33:
ATGGCTGCTGGAAGCGGACTTCACTGGCGCAAGCCTCAGGAGCGCAAATCTGTTCGCCTCGCAGATGGCCCGCGCCCGCCTTGACGGCGCCGACCTTTCGCGCGCACGCGTTGCTGCCGACCTAACCGGCGCGAGCCTCGTCGGAGCCTCGATCGCGGAAGCAAATCTTGGCGCCGACATGCGTAATCAGTCTATGGGGCTGATGCGCGCGGTGCTGAAATCCGCCAATCTGGAACGGCTGAACGCGCGCGGCGCCGACCTGTCTCGCGTCGATCTCGAATTTGCGATGCTGAAGGGCAGCGACCTCACCGGTGCTTCTCTCAAGGGTGCCCAACTCGGCGGGGCCGACCTGACCGGCGTCACCGTCATCGACACCGATTTCGAGGGTGCCGATCTCGATACGGCCCGGTTGATCGCCCCAATCGGTCTCGATCGGGCGAGAAACTTCGATAAAGTCAGAAATCGAGACCGACTGGTAAGGCAATAATGGCTCCCAGCGCCCCGCGACGAAAGGATGGCCCGATGCGATGGATACTGGCTTTGGTTGCACTGTTGTCAACGAGCGCCAATGAGGTGGCCGCGCAGGGAAAGGGCATCCGATTATGGAATCTTACCACGGCGACGATTTCCGAATTTCAGCTTTCCCCGCCCGGAAAGAACGACTGGGGTCCTAACCTCACCCTGAACGACAAGGACAAGGAAGTAGACCACGACGAGCGCCTGCGTATCACCGGCGTGCAGCCGGGGCGCTACGACGCCAAAGTCGGCTACCGCGGCTCAAAGCACTGCTTCGTACGCGACATCGAAATCAAGGCCGACGCCGTGTTTTCGATTGCGGACAAGGATTTGAAAGACTGCAACAAGTAGCCGCCACTGCCGGACGACCATTCAGCCTGTCGACCACACGGCGTCGCCGGAAGCCTTTCGATTGAGGCCTGGATATTCGCAACGCCACTTGACCGCGGTCCATTTCGGGTGTTCGCCAACCCACTGCGCGATATAGGGCTGCGCAGCCATGGCGCATTGTTGCAACGAAACATTTGAAGAGAAGACCAGATGGGTTTCCTCGCACGTGGTGGGCGAGAGCACCGCACAGACGGTCACGACCAAGTCTATCGGGGTCATTGCTGATATCCCTTGATTAGTTCCCGGATAGATAACGCAAAGAGCTACGGCAATAGGCGAAGCAAGGTTTCACTACACTGTGAAAAGGCCGGAACCCGGCCGTGCGTCCCCGCGCTAGAAGTTAACGCCAAATACCAGCCGCGCCTGGTGGCGGTCGAAATTGACCAGATCAAGGCTGGCAGTTGACCCGGCCGGACGTCCCCACGCCTGAACGCTCCAGCTCGCGGTCAGCCGCGAGTGCTTCGACAATTGGAAATACGCTGTCGGACCGACGAACATCGCCTGCCCAACAAGTTCCTCCAAGCCGATCCCCTCATACTTCCGCGAGTACCGCGCCTCACCGCCCAGCAGAAAACCCGGCCGCACCTGCGCCAGCACCCCGAGCGCCACGCCCGCGGCGGAGTCACGCTCCATGGCGCTACTGCCGACCAGGCGCGTCCATTCCGGTTCGTAGATCAAGTTGAACGCCGCGATGACGCGATTCGGGACGAGCTCCCGATCGAACGCCAACCTGAATTCAGTCCCGAAACTCCGCACCCCTTCAGCCGTCGTTTCATCGATACGATGCGCGTGGATTTCTGTCGCGAAAGTGAGCCCGAACGGCGCCACCTCCCTATCGAGAAAACGGTAGCGCAAATCGACCGATGCGCCCTGCCACGATAGCCGGCGCTGATCGTCAAGACCCGGCACGCCGCTGATCTTTTGCGATGCAAACGTGCTACCCACCTCGATTCGAAAATTCCGGACAGGTACAAACTCCAGCTCAAAATCCTGGCCGACAGCCCGATAAGTACCGCCGCTCCTGCCGAAGCGCCCGGTCGTGTCCGTTTGAAACTCCCGTTCGCCGACGCTGCCGACATCGGTTCCGATCATGAAGCCGAATATATGCTCGGTATCGAAGGCCTCCGCGTGGGCGCAGGCCGGTAGCAGCGCAACAAGAGACACGACCACAGCCTGGAAGGTCTCTGCACGCGTCAACATTCGCATTCAGGGGGTCATGAGGTTGAACGGGTAAGTCCGTGGTATCAGCCGAGACTTACCCTAGCATGAGGCAGGGACCGTCGGCGAGCCAAGGGACAAATTGGAATCTAGATGGGATAAGCGTGCGAGCCTAGACCGGATGGCCTTCGGCGGCCGCCTACGGGATTCCTGTCCAGTTGGTCAGGATCCGCGCGTGCAGCAAGCAGTGGAAAACTTCCTTGGAAAGTCCTGCAGCTGGAGCGCGCGCAGTTGCCCGGCCCGCGGCAACAGGCCGTTGCCGGAGCCGGGCAGACCGTTTCGACGCGTCTATTTACGCGCCGCGCAGGCGTACATGTTGATTTCCATGCCCACCGGCACTTCGACGATCTTCGGAGTCTTCCAACTCATCAGGGTCCTCCCAAGCAGTGCTGGCACGACGTTCGTGCCTGGACGAAAACTAGGGTCACCGTGGACAGAGCGCAAGTACGCAAGGTCGAAGGTCGCACTATGCGCACTATCTCCGAAGCAAGAAGTTCGCTCTTGGACAAGCCGACTTCCCTCTTGGACAAACGCTGCGGATCAGGGCGCCGAATCGACGCATGCACCGCGAGGGTTCGTCCAATCACCGCTCGAACGATTTCCGTTACGCATCCGCGCTCGTCTGCCGAAGCGGCATGACGGCTAGGGTGATAGTTATCTCAGCAGTCCTTGTCTGCCTCTGTGACCTTGTCGGGCTTGGCACCCTCAGCCTGCTGTGCCGCCGTCGGTTCGCCTTGCATCTGCCGCTGCGTATCTTGTGAAGAGGCTGCAGTTTCTCCAGCCGCCCGGTTCATGGTGCCGGTCGGCGGATGTTGGCTGGTGCTGCTCGCCATACCCGTTGTTTGACTGTCGCCTGTCTGGGCCGGGCCGGAGCCTGCGTCCTTGAGGTTGGCGGCGCGTCCCGTATCGCAGGGACCGGCCAGTGCTGTGCCGGTGCTCAAGACCAGGACGGAGCAACCAGCAAGAATGAGCCGTTTCATTTTCATCTGCCTCTCCTTTCAGCGCGCACAACGCGATGAGAGGCAACCGACCCGTTGTCCGCAGGTTCCGGGTGACTACGTGAATATCGACATGTTTATCTGACGCGTGATTTCTGGCGAGGACAATCCAATGGAACCGATTCACCACGGGTTGATCAGTTTTCTCTTGGCGCTGTGCTTTGCATCGGCGGTGTTTGCGCAGGAAAGGCAGCTTGGCCAAACCGCACCGAATGCGGAAAACGCCCTGCCCGCTGACGGGTCGTCGCTGACCGGAAAAGAGCGCTTGGGAAAAAAGTGGATGGACGAGCAACGGATCGACAATTGCAACGTGCCCATCGACAGGCGCGGCAGCAGGCCGCGATCCATCACCTGCCCGCATGTTCCGGCAGGATGATCAGCGACGACGGTGCAACGGTCGACATCGACCAGACGAACTCGTGCGTGCCGCGGCGCTGGTCCGGAATTTTCTCAAATGCGCGGAGAAGGTGATCCGCTACGCCTGAATACCATCGGCATGCTCGCGCGGTCGTCTGAACGGCTTGCCGTATGCCCGCTGCCGAATCGCGATGCGATATCAGGGCATCACCACATCGTTTGCCGGGCGCGCTCCGGCCATTCCCGATCGTATTTCTCGCCGCCAACGGTGTTGTCGCTCATCTCGGCCAGGATCTGGCCGGGCGTCGGCAAGCTCCTGGGATCGACCCGCTTGTCGGGATTCCAAAGATCGGACCGCACGATGGCACGCGCGCACTGGAAGTAAACCTCCTCCACCGTCACGACGATAACGGTGCGCGGCGCCTTGCCTTCCATCTTGAATGACGCGAGCAGCTCCGGATCGGCCGAGACATGCGCGCGGCCGTTGATGCGCAGCGTGCTGCCGGAGCCGGGGATGAGAAACAAAAGCGCCACCCGGGGGTCACGCACGATGTTGCGCAGCGAGTCGCAGCGGTTGTTGCCACGGCGATCCGGCATCATCAGCGTCTTCTCGTCGTCGACGCGAACGAAGCCCGCAAGGTCGCCGCGCGGCGAGCAGTCCAGCCCTTCCGGCCCGCAGGTCGCGAGCGCCGCGAACGGCGATTTGTCCATCAACGCCCGATAGGCTGGCGTGACGCGGTCGGCGACTTTGACCGTCGAGGCATCGTTGGGAAAGCCGTAGATGGCCTCGAGCTGCTCGATGGTTGCGACAACGCTCATTTCCGGTCTCCCCTCAGCGATCCCATTTCTCACCCTTGATGACGCGGACGAGCTGACGGGCATGGTACTCGGCGCTGCCGGTATTGACGATGGTGACGTCGGGCGCGGCCTCGGCGTCCTCCACTGTGCGGCTCAAGCGGGCCTCGAGCCTGCCGTCGCTGCTCCGCCGCCGCATCGCAAGCCGTTCGGACAGAACGTTCGGCGGGGCCGTGATCGAAACCACCGCCACGTCGGCATAGGCGCGACGCATCGCGCCAATCACGGTGCGCGATACATTGGCAACGATGGTTCGCCCGGCGCGGATTTCGTCATCGATCGCGCGCGACAGTGCGTAGCAATGGCCGTGAGCTTCCCAATGGATGGCGTATTCGCCACGCGTCAGAGCCTCCTGAAACGTGCCGGCGCTGACCTGTTCGTTTTCTTCCGACGCCGACGCCTCGCGCGTGATAACGCGGCGGGGAAACACAATGTTGCTGTCATCGGCGCAGGCTGCCCTGGCGAGGCCGAGCAGCGTGTCCTTGCCGGCACCGCTCGGACCGACCACCAGGATCAAGCGGCCCGGCCCGATTACGGTCGTCTGATCTGGCGCTGTGGTTGTCAGCGATTCCGTCATGCCACGCGCCGCCCTTCCCGCCAGGCGCTGCGCACCACTGGAATGTTACGGGCGACATGCACCCGGATCACATCGGCGCGCTTGCCGGGCGCAATCTCGCCACGGTCCGCAAGGCCCACGGCCTCGGCCGGCGTCTTGGTCACGGTGCGAACGGCGGCGGCCAGATCGATCGCCGGCACATGCCGCGGCAATTGCAGGGCCGCCATCAACAGGCTCGAAGGGATGTAGTCGGACGACAGGATATCCAGCAGTCCTTCGCGGGCGAGATCGATCGCGGCGATGTTGCCGGAATGCGAACCGCCGCGAACCACGTTCGGTGCCCCCATCAGGATGCTGATGCCGGCCTGATGCAGGCCGCGCGCGGCTTCCATCGTGGTCGGAAACTCCGCCACGGCGACGCGATCCTGGATCGCATCGGCGACGTTTTCCTCGGTCGTATCGTCGTGGCTGGCGAGCGGAATTTCATATTGATGCGCAAGCGCGACGATTTCGCGCATGTTGGCCGCGGCATAGGTTTTTTGATAATGAAAGCGCTTCTCGAACAGCGCATCGAGCTCGGCGTCGGTCTTGCCGCCGCCCTTGCCGCGGTAATAATCGCGGAGCTTGACCTCGTCGCGGAACTGGCGCTGGCCCGGCGTGTGGTCCATCAGTGACATCAGCCGCACGTCCGGCCGCTCGATCAGCTCCTTGGCTTCCTCGACCACGCTGGGCATCGGGATTTCGCAACGCAGGTGCAGGAAGTGGTCGGCACGCAGCAGGTTTGCCTCGCGCGCGGATGTAATCGCCTCCGCCAAGAGGCCTGCCCTGCCGTCAACCTCCTCGGCGCCGTCCTCGCGCCAGACCCGCAGCGAATCCAGAACCGTGGTGATGCCCGATGTCGCCAGCTGTCCGTCGTAGGAGACCACCGCCGCGATCGGGTCCCAAAACACCTTTGGGCGCGGCACATAGTGCATTTCGAGATGGTCGGTGTGCAGCTCGATTAGGCCTGGCATGATCAGGTCGCCGCCGGCGTCCTCGCTGCCTGACGGCGCAGTGCCCTCGCCGTATTCCGCGATGCGGCCATCTGCGAAAACGACCCAGCCATGCTCGATCACGCGATCGGCCAGGACGAGGCGGGCATTGCCGAGGATGGTTTCGTGCTTCGAAGTCATCTCATATCTCTTCCTTCAGGCCGCGGCGGCAAACGATGTCACGTCGACAACGCGGTCGGCGATCAGATGACGAATTTCATCGTCATGGACGATCGCCACCATCGCGACGCGCTGTCGTTTCTTCTGTTCAATCAACTCGACGACAACCGCTCGATTGGCGGCATCGAGCGAAGCTGTGGGCTCGTCCAGCAGCAGAATCGGCAGATC
This genomic window contains:
- the pqqA gene encoding pyrroloquinoline quinone precursor peptide PqqA — encoded protein: MSWKTPKIVEVPVGMEINMYACAARK
- a CDS encoding alpha-D-ribose 1-methylphosphonate 5-triphosphate diphosphatase; this translates as MTSKHETILGNARLVLADRVIEHGWVVFADGRIAEYGEGTAPSGSEDAGGDLIMPGLIELHTDHLEMHYVPRPKVFWDPIAAVVSYDGQLATSGITTVLDSLRVWREDGAEEVDGRAGLLAEAITSAREANLLRADHFLHLRCEIPMPSVVEEAKELIERPDVRLMSLMDHTPGQRQFRDEVKLRDYYRGKGGGKTDAELDALFEKRFHYQKTYAAANMREIVALAHQYEIPLASHDDTTEENVADAIQDRVAVAEFPTTMEAARGLHQAGISILMGAPNVVRGGSHSGNIAAIDLAREGLLDILSSDYIPSSLLMAALQLPRHVPAIDLAAAVRTVTKTPAEAVGLADRGEIAPGKRADVIRVHVARNIPVVRSAWREGRRVA
- the phnN gene encoding phosphonate metabolism protein/1,5-bisphosphokinase (PRPP-forming) PhnN — protein: MTESLTTTAPDQTTVIGPGRLILVVGPSGAGKDTLLGLARAACADDSNIVFPRRVITREASASEENEQVSAGTFQEALTRGEYAIHWEAHGHCYALSRAIDDEIRAGRTIVANVSRTVIGAMRRAYADVAVVSITAPPNVLSERLAMRRRSSDGRLEARLSRTVEDAEAAPDVTIVNTGSAEYHARQLVRVIKGEKWDR
- a CDS encoding pentapeptide repeat-containing protein, producing the protein MKRSIGIAALGLSLVAMTAAAQDMMRHVDLSSPDMTSAEMTRAEVEAALAAATTAAPADFTGKRLSGLDLSGLNLSGAIFRAARLNKTKLAGAKLDRAILDQAWLLEADFTGASLRSANLFASQMARARLDGADLSRARVAADLTGASLVGASIAEANLGADMRNQSMGLMRAVLKSANLERLNARGADLSRVDLEFAMLKGSDLTGASLKGAQLGGADLTGVTVIDTDFEGADLDTARLIAPIGLDRARNFDKVRNRDRLVRQ
- a CDS encoding pyridoxamine 5'-phosphate oxidase family protein — encoded protein: MSVVATIEQLEAIYGFPNDASTVKVADRVTPAYRALMDKSPFAALATCGPEGLDCSPRGDLAGFVRVDDEKTLMMPDRRGNNRCDSLRNIVRDPRVALLFLIPGSGSTLRINGRAHVSADPELLASFKMEGKAPRTVIVVTVEEVYFQCARAIVRSDLWNPDKRVDPRSLPTPGQILAEMSDNTVGGEKYDREWPERARQTMW